A portion of the Carassius carassius chromosome 42, fCarCar2.1, whole genome shotgun sequence genome contains these proteins:
- the LOC132123971 gene encoding dnaJ homolog subfamily C member 5-like yields MAEQRQRALSTSGEALYQVLGLDKNCTHDDIKRSYRKLALKYHPDKNPENPDATDKFKELNNAHAVLSDITKRNIYDKYGSLGLYVSQQFGEENVNTYFMLSSWWAKGLFAICGLLTGCYFCCCLCCCFNCCCGKCKPHTPGEEDPECYVSPEDLEEQIRTDNERDGDTPIVLQPTNASEKTQLIGDGHRTYT; encoded by the exons ATGGCTGAACAAAGGCAACGGGCACTGTCCACATCAGGAGAGGCTCTGTACCAGGTTCTTGGCCTTGACAAGAACTGCACCCATGATGACATCAAGAGGTCCTACAG gaagctCGCTTTGAAATATCACCCTGACAAGAACCCTGAGAACCCTGATGCCACTGACAAATTTAAAGAGCTCAACAATGCTCATGCGGTGCTGTCTGACATCACTAAGAGGAACATTTATGACAAGTACGGCTCCCTGGGTCTGTATGTGTCGCAGCAGTTTGGGGAGGAGAATGTGAACACGTACTTCATGCTCTCCAGCTGGTGGGCAAAG GGTCTGTTTGCCATCTGTGGCTTGCTGACAGGTTGTTATTTCTGTTGTTGTCTGTGCTGCTGTTTCAACTGCTGTTGTGGGAAATGCAAACCGCACACACCTGGAGAAGAGGACCCAGAGTGCTACGTGTCTCCCGAAGACCTGGAGGAGCAGATCCGTACGGACAACGAGAGAG ATGGCGACACTCCGATTGTGCTGCAGCCAACCAATGCTAGTGAGAAGACCCAGCTCATTGGTGATGGACACAGAACATACACTTAA